The following coding sequences lie in one Rothia sp. SD9660Na genomic window:
- a CDS encoding threonine/serine exporter family protein, producing the protein MTHEAPTYKLLALLGDSLIRSGASSATTTKTLLAVSSAAGLSGVTVSVTMGQLIISDSRGENQLPYTEIFDITPGSLAIQWRSKTEKIIEGLLTRDISTEQAIELLEEEDTSLHPVHWGFSLLGSGLLGIGFSQLLGAGNVTTVGAFLASVLVAAVYRWVKIARAPGIFRYALAGVVAVMVATIFNLVSPNGADVAITVVSSLAAYLAGVAAYAAVQDSIMGWYLSAVGRLLDALMCTAGLVTGVALGIGVAGWFVDDEFRFIRTLDAETTQIIDPLLGAALVSLGFALTCGGKKIQLLILTIMGALAYGLLLLTENMGLSSYGAVALTAVLVGRACVLLSKPMHLTSNAIMTVAFLPLFPGMLIYQGILGTIFATEGAVETLGEALLTTYCLSVGGTAGQYLVSELLWGARRAQFSKTKPGEKFDKVMVDEFNAQDIILPVFSKPFSKVTER; encoded by the coding sequence ATGACACACGAAGCACCTACCTATAAACTGCTGGCTCTGCTGGGGGATTCACTGATCCGCAGCGGAGCCAGTTCTGCAACCACCACCAAAACCCTGCTCGCGGTCAGCTCAGCTGCGGGCCTGAGCGGGGTGACCGTCAGCGTCACTATGGGCCAGCTGATTATCAGCGACTCCCGCGGCGAAAACCAGCTGCCCTACACCGAAATCTTCGATATCACCCCGGGTAGCCTGGCTATCCAGTGGCGTTCAAAGACCGAAAAAATCATTGAGGGTCTGCTGACCCGGGACATCAGCACCGAGCAAGCCATCGAGCTTTTAGAGGAAGAAGACACCAGTTTGCACCCGGTGCACTGGGGCTTTTCCTTGCTGGGCTCTGGCCTGCTGGGCATTGGCTTCAGCCAGCTCCTGGGCGCGGGGAACGTAACAACCGTGGGTGCCTTTCTGGCGTCCGTGCTGGTGGCAGCGGTCTACCGCTGGGTCAAAATCGCACGAGCCCCCGGCATCTTCCGCTACGCTTTGGCTGGGGTTGTTGCGGTCATGGTCGCCACTATCTTCAACTTGGTTTCTCCGAATGGGGCGGATGTTGCCATCACCGTTGTTTCGTCCCTCGCTGCCTACCTGGCGGGGGTCGCCGCCTATGCTGCGGTGCAGGACTCCATCATGGGCTGGTACCTGTCTGCGGTAGGACGCCTGCTGGATGCTCTCATGTGTACAGCAGGTTTGGTCACGGGGGTGGCTCTCGGTATCGGGGTGGCGGGCTGGTTTGTCGATGACGAGTTTAGGTTCATCCGCACCCTTGATGCTGAAACCACGCAGATTATTGACCCCCTGCTAGGGGCTGCCCTGGTGAGTTTGGGCTTTGCCCTGACCTGTGGCGGTAAGAAGATTCAGCTGCTCATACTGACCATAATGGGGGCGCTAGCCTATGGTCTTCTGCTACTGACCGAAAACATGGGCCTGAGCTCCTACGGCGCTGTCGCCCTCACAGCGGTGCTGGTAGGTAGGGCCTGCGTCCTTCTTTCCAAGCCCATGCACCTGACCTCCAACGCGATTATGACGGTCGCCTTCCTGCCGCTCTTCCCCGGAATGCTCATCTACCAGGGCATCTTGGGCACCATCTTCGCTACTGAGGGTGCCGTTGAAACCCTGGGGGAGGCCCTGTTGACTACCTACTGCCTGTCGGTGGGCGGAACCGCAGGTCAGTACCTGGTCTCTGAGCTCCTGTGGGGTGCGCGGCGTGCCCAGTTCAGCAAAACTAAGCCCGGTGAAAAGTTCGATAAGGTCATGGTCGATGAATTCAACGCCCAAGACATCATCTTGCCGGTCTTCAGCAAGCCCTTTTCAAAAGTGACCGAAAGATGA
- the ribB gene encoding 3,4-dihydroxy-2-butanone-4-phosphate synthase codes for MFTGIIAATGTVESLEPVLDSSGRIESAVVTIKAGPIIDDLEHGGSLAVNGVCLTATRTRQLAEGYFAADMMGETLRRTNLGQLAPGARVNLERCMPADGRFDGHVVQGHVDGLGTVVKVEDHESWRTVRVRVPRDMAAHLTEKGSITVSGASLTVTAVSHPQADTHWFEVGLIPATLEATTLGELTVGDTVNLETDALAKYVQRILAVSGSVAGLGVTPGSAGGGTQHRVAALDSVERAIAEIARGGAVVVVDDEDRENEGDIIFAAEHATPELMGFTIRYTSGVICAPMSAARADALNLPPMVEVNEDAKGTAYTVTCDARDGVTTGISAADRARTVQVLADPASSAGDLTRPGHVLPLRAVDGGVRQRPGHTEAAVELSRLAGLSGVGVISEIVNDDGTMMRFDALRAFATQHNMPMISIADLVTYLQERDGER; via the coding sequence ATGTTTACCGGAATCATCGCCGCGACCGGCACCGTAGAATCTCTTGAACCTGTACTCGATAGCTCGGGCCGGATCGAATCAGCCGTTGTCACGATCAAGGCGGGCCCGATTATCGACGACCTTGAGCACGGCGGCTCCCTGGCCGTCAACGGTGTCTGTCTGACCGCCACCCGCACCCGCCAACTAGCCGAGGGCTACTTCGCCGCCGACATGATGGGTGAAACCCTTCGCCGCACCAACCTGGGGCAGCTGGCCCCTGGCGCGCGCGTCAACCTTGAGCGCTGCATGCCAGCTGACGGCCGCTTCGACGGTCACGTCGTGCAGGGCCATGTGGACGGCCTGGGCACAGTGGTCAAGGTTGAAGACCACGAATCTTGGCGTACCGTGCGTGTACGCGTGCCGCGGGACATGGCAGCCCACCTCACCGAGAAGGGTTCTATCACTGTTTCGGGTGCGTCGCTGACCGTTACCGCCGTCTCCCACCCCCAGGCCGACACCCACTGGTTTGAGGTGGGGCTCATTCCCGCCACCCTCGAAGCCACCACCTTAGGTGAGCTGACCGTGGGCGATACCGTCAACCTCGAAACCGACGCCCTCGCCAAGTACGTTCAACGTATTCTGGCTGTCTCGGGTTCAGTGGCGGGTCTTGGTGTTACCCCGGGCAGTGCCGGCGGTGGAACCCAGCACCGGGTTGCAGCCCTCGATTCCGTCGAACGCGCTATCGCCGAGATTGCCCGGGGCGGGGCCGTCGTTGTGGTCGATGACGAAGACCGCGAAAACGAAGGCGACATCATCTTCGCCGCCGAGCACGCCACCCCTGAACTCATGGGCTTCACCATCCGCTATACCTCCGGCGTTATCTGCGCCCCTATGAGCGCAGCCCGGGCAGATGCCCTGAACCTGCCGCCCATGGTCGAGGTTAACGAAGACGCCAAGGGCACAGCCTACACCGTCACTTGTGACGCCCGCGACGGCGTCACCACCGGCATCTCAGCCGCTGACCGGGCCCGCACCGTGCAGGTACTTGCCGACCCGGCGTCCTCAGCTGGTGACCTGACCCGCCCCGGCCACGTCCTGCCCCTACGGGCAGTCGACGGGGGAGTGCGCCAGCGCCCCGGCCACACCGAAGCCGCTGTAGAGCTCTCCCGGCTCGCGGGCCTATCGGGGGTCGGCGTGATCTCTGAAATTGTGAACGACGACGGCACCATGATGCGCTTCGACGCCCTACGCGCTTTCGCCACCCAACACAACATGCCCATGATTTCCATCGCTGACCTGGTCACCTACCTGCAGGAGCGCGACGGTGAGCGATAA
- a CDS encoding helix-turn-helix transcriptional regulator — protein sequence MTTLEELKQMRPVDSHDLQRLVNDMHAEARVFQLQELRKDLGLTQTDLAEKIGVSQKRISQMEKGDIESVSIKTLHKYLAALGADLTVTADFPVGTRHKIYSTL from the coding sequence ATGACAACTCTTGAAGAACTGAAGCAAATGCGCCCAGTCGATTCCCATGACCTACAGCGCCTAGTGAATGATATGCATGCTGAGGCTCGTGTTTTTCAGCTACAGGAGCTACGCAAAGATTTAGGTCTGACCCAGACCGATTTGGCTGAAAAAATCGGTGTCTCCCAAAAAAGAATTTCCCAGATGGAAAAAGGGGATATCGAGAGCGTTAGTATCAAAACCTTGCACAAATATCTTGCAGCCCTAGGTGCAGACCTTACCGTTACTGCCGATTTCCCGGTAGGTACGCGCCACAAGATTTACAGCACCTTGTAA
- the ribD gene encoding bifunctional diaminohydroxyphosphoribosylaminopyrimidine deaminase/5-amino-6-(5-phosphoribosylamino)uracil reductase RibD, with protein MSPKAHLPEAPRTDTQLTDTQAMQLALDSARKGVRGANPLVGAVIADATGQVLATGWHRGAGTPHAEADALANAREAGIDVRGARMFVTLEPCNHTGRTGPCSVAIAEAGIAEVTYAYADTTEHAAGGATYLCSQGITVRGGVLEDEAYALNARWFEAAAGRRPFVTAKIASSLDGFVAAADGSSQWITGEHARADGHTLRTRADAIMVGTGTALADNPQLTARTPEGQLAEQQPLRVVMGTSQIPDGHLADAIGDGKAVHLPTRDPQQALTELYARGVRHLLLEGGPTLITAFMRANLVDELYWYRASLMLGAGKPALGDLGITSLNQVGRWELDHLTHHPAVQTSGADVRTRFVPAQ; from the coding sequence ATGTCGCCCAAGGCCCATCTGCCTGAAGCGCCGCGCACTGATACCCAGCTCACCGACACTCAAGCCATGCAGCTTGCCCTCGATAGCGCCCGCAAGGGCGTGCGCGGGGCTAACCCCCTGGTGGGTGCCGTGATTGCGGACGCCACCGGTCAGGTGCTTGCTACCGGCTGGCACCGCGGCGCCGGCACACCCCACGCTGAAGCCGACGCCCTAGCAAACGCGCGCGAAGCCGGTATCGACGTGCGCGGGGCTCGCATGTTCGTTACCCTAGAGCCCTGCAACCACACCGGCCGTACCGGCCCCTGCTCAGTTGCTATAGCCGAGGCCGGTATCGCCGAGGTCACCTACGCCTACGCCGACACCACCGAGCACGCCGCAGGGGGAGCCACCTACCTGTGCTCCCAAGGCATCACCGTGCGCGGCGGGGTACTTGAGGACGAAGCCTACGCCCTCAACGCCCGCTGGTTCGAAGCCGCTGCCGGGCGGCGCCCTTTCGTCACCGCTAAAATCGCCAGCTCCCTCGACGGTTTTGTTGCAGCCGCAGATGGCAGCAGCCAGTGGATCACCGGTGAGCACGCCCGCGCCGACGGCCACACCCTACGCACCCGCGCGGACGCCATCATGGTCGGCACCGGTACCGCCCTGGCCGATAACCCCCAGCTCACCGCAAGGACGCCCGAGGGTCAGCTTGCCGAGCAACAACCCCTGCGCGTGGTGATGGGAACTAGCCAGATACCGGACGGACATCTTGCCGACGCTATCGGTGACGGCAAGGCCGTCCACCTGCCAACCCGCGACCCCCAACAGGCTCTCACCGAACTCTACGCCCGGGGCGTCCGGCATCTGCTCCTGGAAGGCGGGCCAACCCTCATCACCGCCTTTATGCGCGCCAACCTGGTCGACGAACTCTACTGGTACCGAGCGTCCCTGATGCTCGGCGCCGGAAAACCAGCCCTGGGCGACCTCGGAATCACCAGCCTGAACCAGGTGGGACGCTGGGAACTCGACCACCTCACCCACCACCCAGCAGTGCAAACCTCGGGAGCGGACGTCCGCACCCGGTTTGTACCTGCTCAGTAG
- the pnuC gene encoding nicotinamide riboside transporter PnuC gives MDFLRWLFDAQIAIGDNQSLLVREVLGNIFGLLSALGGMRRKVWAWPVGILGNLLLLTVFLGTLFGSTYGTANLLGQAGRQIMFIAVSIWGWYRWNQTRKTGAAGQAAVVPQWASWRERAFMVAFMAVGTGVLTPIFRALGSYEPVWSDAWIFTGSLLATYGMAKGWVEFWLVWVAVDVVGVPLLWSAGYYASAFMYLFYGAFTLTGFFVWWRTRNREAAKVEVETSFPDPTVEVR, from the coding sequence ATGGATTTCTTGCGGTGGCTCTTCGACGCTCAAATTGCGATTGGTGATAACCAGTCCCTCTTGGTGCGCGAAGTCCTTGGCAACATCTTCGGCCTACTATCAGCCCTCGGCGGTATGCGTCGCAAAGTCTGGGCCTGGCCCGTCGGCATTCTCGGCAACCTGCTTCTACTCACCGTCTTTTTGGGTACCCTCTTCGGGTCAACCTACGGTACCGCTAACCTTTTGGGGCAGGCCGGGCGACAAATCATGTTCATCGCCGTCTCCATCTGGGGCTGGTACCGCTGGAACCAAACCCGCAAGACCGGCGCCGCAGGTCAGGCCGCGGTCGTGCCCCAGTGGGCCAGCTGGCGCGAACGAGCTTTCATGGTCGCCTTCATGGCTGTAGGCACCGGGGTGCTCACCCCCATCTTCCGCGCCCTTGGCTCCTACGAGCCGGTCTGGTCAGACGCCTGGATCTTCACCGGCTCCCTACTGGCCACCTACGGCATGGCAAAGGGCTGGGTAGAGTTCTGGCTGGTCTGGGTCGCCGTGGACGTGGTCGGCGTGCCCCTGCTCTGGTCGGCAGGCTACTACGCCAGCGCCTTCATGTACCTCTTCTACGGGGCCTTCACCCTCACCGGCTTCTTCGTCTGGTGGCGCACCCGCAACCGCGAGGCTGCCAAGGTCGAAGTTGAAACCAGCTTCCCCGACCCCACCGTAGAGGTGCGCTAG
- a CDS encoding DUF4143 domain-containing protein → MTFYPRFLESKILDLLAVAPVVIIEGARAVGKTSLVNKLTHEGHLKAVYSMADAGLRAVVEADTVGWLRGLEWPCAIDEAQLVPELPVAVKQVLDENQDSIRLVLTGSSSIGQSGFGGTDPLARRALRVSLEPLSEAEISSLHQQPWSVIDALFDANPVTGEQTQPLDIESDAIVLGGMPQYRRLSGNSVTSTLGLAIDEGIRSILTQRVKPGESFDQVRAHEILAYVLRHPASELNISEMGRELSMDRRTVDSYLDALEKRFLIYEVPNLHRASKRSLRSSAKFFPADVALAARSLVSTSDAQLVDVDVRGRLIETLVMQQIRAHAGWAERSVDIFHWRQRIKNKDIEVDVVLRDSAGSLIALEVKASARVKPEFLKGLKSFQELYGDRVTRGFVVCNVARPVPLGEKIWALPLAALWDASLWQGLMNRARATAIEPRAELEPSKKTGDVDVRVVASFAAADEGSALAGNIRGFAEDVADAVEGLSGLSVELVFDNDPAHFAHILGADADEQVPLVGLALMTPRWVKQIGDLSVLDSKNIVPVLWIANSKISEEQSRAVLDLTDVRRADRDSAQYRLGVEQVAESLLSKMSHNI, encoded by the coding sequence ATGACCTTCTATCCCAGATTCCTTGAGTCGAAGATCCTAGACCTACTTGCTGTTGCGCCTGTCGTGATTATCGAAGGCGCTCGTGCAGTGGGGAAGACAAGCTTGGTGAACAAGCTGACTCATGAGGGGCATTTGAAAGCAGTTTATTCGATGGCTGATGCCGGTCTGCGAGCAGTGGTTGAGGCTGATACAGTGGGTTGGCTCCGTGGTCTAGAGTGGCCCTGTGCAATCGACGAAGCTCAGCTGGTTCCTGAGCTACCGGTTGCTGTGAAACAGGTTCTAGATGAGAACCAGGACTCAATTCGTCTAGTTCTTACTGGTTCTTCAAGCATCGGGCAAAGCGGTTTTGGCGGCACTGACCCTCTGGCACGCAGGGCTTTACGAGTATCATTAGAGCCTTTAAGCGAGGCAGAAATCAGCTCTCTCCATCAGCAGCCGTGGTCTGTGATAGATGCTCTATTTGATGCAAATCCGGTTACAGGGGAACAAACTCAACCTCTGGATATTGAATCTGATGCGATTGTTCTAGGCGGTATGCCCCAGTATCGTCGGCTTTCTGGCAATTCAGTGACCTCTACTTTAGGCCTGGCTATTGATGAGGGTATAAGAAGCATCTTAACTCAGCGGGTAAAGCCAGGTGAGTCGTTTGATCAGGTGCGCGCACACGAGATTTTGGCTTATGTTTTAAGGCACCCTGCTTCAGAGCTAAATATCTCTGAAATGGGCAGAGAACTCTCAATGGACCGCCGCACAGTTGATTCTTATCTCGATGCTCTCGAAAAACGTTTCTTGATATATGAGGTTCCTAACCTACATCGGGCTTCAAAGAGGTCTTTGCGGTCTTCAGCTAAGTTTTTCCCCGCAGATGTGGCTTTAGCCGCCCGGTCTCTGGTAAGTACAAGTGATGCACAGTTAGTTGATGTAGATGTACGAGGGCGTCTGATTGAGACGCTGGTGATGCAGCAGATACGTGCCCATGCTGGATGGGCTGAGCGTAGTGTGGATATATTCCATTGGCGACAGCGGATTAAGAATAAGGACATTGAGGTCGATGTAGTCTTGCGTGATTCTGCGGGTTCTCTCATCGCACTGGAAGTGAAAGCTTCTGCGCGTGTAAAACCTGAATTCTTGAAGGGGTTGAAGAGCTTTCAAGAATTGTATGGTGACAGGGTTACACGGGGCTTCGTCGTTTGTAATGTGGCTCGGCCTGTGCCTTTAGGTGAGAAAATTTGGGCTCTTCCCTTGGCCGCCTTGTGGGACGCTAGTTTGTGGCAGGGGTTGATGAACAGAGCGCGCGCAACTGCGATAGAGCCACGGGCAGAGCTTGAGCCCTCTAAGAAAACTGGCGATGTTGATGTACGTGTCGTTGCTAGTTTCGCTGCGGCTGATGAGGGCTCTGCGTTAGCAGGGAATATTCGAGGCTTTGCTGAGGATGTTGCTGATGCTGTTGAGGGCCTGTCTGGGTTGAGCGTTGAGCTTGTTTTTGATAATGATCCGGCACATTTTGCTCATATACTGGGTGCGGACGCTGACGAGCAGGTTCCCCTTGTTGGCTTGGCTTTGATGACGCCTCGCTGGGTCAAGCAAATAGGTGACTTGTCTGTGTTAGACAGCAAGAATATTGTGCCGGTTCTGTGGATTGCTAACTCTAAGATTTCAGAGGAACAGAGTAGGGCTGTCCTTGATTTAACGGATGTGCGTCGTGCAGATCGTGATTCCGCACAGTACCGCCTGGGTGTGGAGCAGGTGGCGGAGAGCTTGCTCTCTAAGATGTCCCACAATATCTAG
- a CDS encoding phosphoribosyl-ATP diphosphatase, with product MKNFETLFAELAEKAETRPEGSGTVAELDKGVHFIGKKIVEEAAEVWMAAEFQSDAEFAEEASQLIYHLQCMMIAKGLTPEDIYKYL from the coding sequence GTGAAGAACTTTGAAACCCTGTTCGCAGAACTGGCCGAAAAGGCTGAAACCCGCCCCGAGGGATCCGGCACCGTCGCAGAACTCGACAAAGGCGTGCACTTTATCGGCAAGAAAATTGTTGAAGAAGCAGCCGAGGTCTGGATGGCCGCTGAATTCCAGTCTGACGCCGAGTTCGCTGAAGAGGCTTCACAGCTGATTTACCATTTGCAGTGCATGATGATCGCTAAGGGACTGACTCCCGAAGATATCTACAAGTACCTCTAA
- the hisF gene encoding imidazole glycerol phosphate synthase subunit HisF — MGVAIRVIPCLDVDAGCVVKGVKFEGLRDAGDPVELAKRYNAEGADELTFLDVTASSSDRQTTFDVVSSTAEQVFIPLTVGGGVRTPEDVDRLLRTGADKASINTAAIARPEVINEITERFGSQVLVLSADAKKSDATPSGYEVTTHGGRTSTGLDLLEWVAEAQERGVGEILLNSIDADGTKAGFDLPMIRAVRSVVSVPLIASGGAGAAEHFPPAIEAGADAVLAASIFHFGEVSIGEVKDAIRAAGYEVR; from the coding sequence GTGGGTGTTGCCATTCGTGTTATTCCGTGTCTTGATGTAGACGCCGGCTGCGTGGTCAAGGGCGTCAAGTTTGAGGGCCTGCGCGACGCCGGGGATCCGGTGGAACTGGCTAAGCGCTACAACGCTGAGGGCGCTGACGAGCTGACTTTTCTTGATGTGACGGCTTCGTCCTCTGACCGTCAGACCACTTTTGATGTGGTCTCTTCCACCGCCGAGCAGGTCTTTATTCCCCTGACCGTGGGCGGAGGAGTGCGCACCCCTGAGGACGTTGACCGTCTGCTGCGCACCGGGGCTGATAAGGCCTCGATCAACACTGCCGCGATTGCCCGGCCCGAGGTCATCAACGAGATTACCGAGCGGTTTGGCTCCCAGGTGCTGGTGCTCTCGGCGGACGCCAAGAAGTCGGACGCTACCCCCTCCGGCTACGAGGTGACCACCCACGGCGGCCGCACATCTACCGGGCTTGACCTGCTCGAATGGGTTGCTGAGGCCCAGGAGCGCGGTGTGGGCGAGATCCTGCTGAACTCCATTGACGCCGACGGCACCAAGGCAGGCTTTGACCTGCCCATGATTCGGGCGGTGCGCTCTGTTGTTTCTGTACCCCTGATTGCTTCAGGTGGCGCTGGCGCCGCCGAGCACTTCCCGCCCGCCATCGAAGCAGGCGCGGACGCCGTACTCGCCGCTTCTATCTTCCACTTCGGCGAGGTCAGCATCGGCGAAGTGAAGGACGCAATCCGGGCGGCGGGGTACGAAGTACGGTAG
- the hisG gene encoding ATP phosphoribosyltransferase translates to MLRVAVPNKGMLSQAAITMLTEAGYLQRRDSRELVLVDQDNEVEFFYLRPRDIAVYVGEGTLDVGITGRDLLLDSGTHAEEALKLDFARSTFRLAGPAGTYTDPSELEGRRIATSYKRLLTDYLERSGINASVVRLDGAIESSIRLGVADAIADVVETGNTMRAAGLEPFGDPIMRSEALLIKRPGVEDHAGLERLQRRLQGVLIARQYVMIDYNIEEANLKAATTLTPGLEAPTISPLSREGWVAVRSMVPRKAANKVMDSLYEIGGRGILVTAIQAARL, encoded by the coding sequence ATGCTGCGCGTTGCAGTTCCTAACAAGGGCATGCTTTCTCAGGCTGCCATCACCATGCTGACCGAGGCTGGCTACCTCCAGCGCCGCGACTCCCGCGAGCTGGTGCTCGTTGACCAGGACAACGAGGTCGAATTCTTCTACCTGCGCCCCCGCGACATCGCCGTGTACGTGGGCGAGGGTACCCTGGATGTCGGTATCACCGGCCGCGACCTGCTGCTCGACTCCGGCACCCACGCTGAGGAAGCGCTCAAGCTTGATTTTGCCCGCTCCACCTTCCGCCTGGCCGGGCCCGCCGGTACCTACACCGACCCGTCCGAACTTGAAGGTAGGCGTATCGCCACCAGCTACAAGCGCCTGCTAACCGACTACCTGGAACGCTCCGGTATCAACGCGTCGGTGGTGCGCCTGGATGGCGCTATTGAGTCCTCGATTCGTTTGGGCGTTGCGGACGCCATCGCCGACGTCGTCGAAACCGGCAACACCATGCGCGCAGCTGGCCTGGAACCTTTTGGCGACCCGATTATGCGCTCCGAGGCCCTGCTGATTAAGCGCCCCGGCGTTGAGGACCACGCCGGTCTTGAGCGCCTCCAGCGCCGCCTACAGGGTGTGCTGATTGCCCGCCAGTACGTGATGATTGACTACAACATCGAAGAGGCTAACCTCAAGGCTGCGACCACCCTGACCCCCGGCCTTGAAGCCCCGACCATCTCGCCGCTCTCGCGCGAGGGCTGGGTTGCCGTGCGCTCCATGGTGCCGCGCAAGGCAGCGAATAAGGTCATGGATTCCCTCTACGAGATCGGCGGCCGCGGCATCCTAGTCACCGCCATTCAGGCCGCGCGCCTGTAA
- a CDS encoding GTP cyclohydrolase II, with the protein MSDKNILVASSEPVLVPTPHGTFAVSAHEFADGTEHMLATAVGADGRPLTPEQDGQDHLVRLHSECATGDLLGSYRCDCGPQLEKALATVQELGGSVLYLRGHEGRGIGLVNKLRAYALQDAGDDTLDANLHLGFPADARDYTQASAILKAAGLTRVRLLTNNPAKAEALTALGVEVTGLVPDVIAPRPENERYLATKRDRMRHILNY; encoded by the coding sequence GTGAGCGATAAAAACATCCTGGTAGCCAGTAGCGAGCCGGTGCTGGTGCCCACCCCTCACGGCACCTTCGCCGTGTCTGCCCACGAGTTTGCTGACGGCACCGAGCACATGCTCGCCACCGCAGTCGGCGCGGACGGACGCCCCCTCACACCTGAGCAGGACGGGCAGGATCACCTGGTTCGGCTCCACTCCGAATGCGCTACCGGGGATCTGTTAGGGTCCTACCGCTGCGACTGCGGGCCCCAACTGGAAAAAGCCCTCGCCACCGTGCAGGAGCTGGGCGGCTCTGTGCTGTACCTGCGCGGGCACGAGGGCAGGGGCATCGGCCTGGTCAATAAGCTCCGTGCCTACGCCCTGCAAGATGCTGGGGACGACACTCTGGACGCCAACCTACACCTGGGTTTCCCAGCTGACGCACGGGACTACACCCAGGCGTCCGCTATCTTGAAGGCAGCCGGGCTGACCCGCGTGCGCCTGCTGACCAACAACCCGGCCAAGGCCGAGGCCCTGACCGCCCTGGGGGTGGAGGTGACCGGGCTGGTGCCCGACGTGATTGCACCCCGGCCTGAAAACGAGCGCTACCTGGCCACCAAGCGCGACCGTATGCGCCACATCCTCAACTACTAG
- the ribH gene encoding 6,7-dimethyl-8-ribityllumazine synthase: MSGAGAPAHKPNPADTASLKVAVIAASWHTQIMDGLLDGAQRAAADAGIEPTIVRVPGTFELPVAAATLADTYDAVVALGVVIRGGTPHFDYVCDAATSGLTRVSVETKTPIGFGVLTCDTEEQGIDRAGLPGSTEDKGYEVMAAALETVVALKQL; encoded by the coding sequence ATGAGCGGAGCAGGAGCACCCGCACACAAACCCAACCCCGCAGACACCGCAAGTCTGAAGGTCGCCGTCATTGCGGCGTCCTGGCACACCCAGATCATGGACGGCCTGCTCGACGGCGCCCAGCGCGCCGCCGCAGACGCCGGTATCGAACCAACCATCGTTCGCGTGCCCGGCACCTTCGAACTGCCCGTCGCCGCAGCCACCCTGGCCGACACATACGACGCTGTGGTCGCCCTGGGCGTGGTCATTCGCGGCGGAACCCCGCACTTTGACTACGTCTGCGACGCCGCCACCAGCGGCCTGACCAGGGTCTCCGTGGAGACCAAAACCCCCATTGGGTTTGGCGTGCTGACCTGCGACACCGAAGAACAGGGCATCGACCGTGCCGGCCTGCCCGGCTCCACCGAAGACAAGGGCTACGAGGTAATGGCCGCGGCGCTGGAAACCGTGGTGGCACTCAAGCAACTCTAA
- a CDS encoding type II toxin-antitoxin system RelE/ParE family toxin, which produces MQGWTVEVGFVQDWLLELPSQEYLHVLAALEYLGSVGPHGGRPFIDRITGSSLHNLKELRPRGHAKNIRILFIFDPEQQAILLVAGDKTGQWNKWYKQNIPLAEKRYEEYLRKRHDNS; this is translated from the coding sequence ATGCAAGGGTGGACGGTTGAAGTAGGTTTCGTTCAAGACTGGCTCCTGGAACTGCCTAGCCAGGAGTATCTTCATGTGCTTGCAGCGCTTGAATACCTTGGGTCTGTAGGTCCTCATGGAGGCAGGCCCTTTATTGATCGCATTACCGGCTCGTCTTTACATAACCTCAAAGAACTGAGACCCCGTGGCCACGCAAAAAATATTAGAATTCTATTCATCTTTGATCCAGAGCAACAGGCGATTCTGTTGGTAGCTGGTGACAAAACCGGCCAATGGAACAAATGGTACAAACAGAATATCCCTCTTGCTGAGAAACGCTATGAAGAGTACCTAAGGAAGCGCCATGACAACTCTTGA